From Pseudothermotoga thermarum DSM 5069, a single genomic window includes:
- a CDS encoding pseudouridine synthase translates to MRLDRYLSNAKVGSRSYVKKLIREGLVKVNNVVVTDPSFEVKPEDKVFLEGNPVAPHRLVYLVFNKPAGYVSDRTDYEASIFDLIDHPYIDELHVAGRLDKDVEGMMILTNDGQFTHKLISPKYKIEKEYHVIFRGKIDQEKLSKAHQGVYIDGEKFTPKKIEVISDNLLCIVLTEGKHHEVKKILKYLGVEYEKIKRVRIGKLSLQNLEPGTFKELSEEEKQLLLLNP, encoded by the coding sequence ATGAGACTTGATAGATACCTTTCAAACGCAAAAGTCGGTAGCAGAAGTTATGTCAAGAAGTTGATAAGAGAAGGCTTGGTGAAGGTCAACAACGTTGTTGTGACAGATCCTTCTTTTGAGGTTAAACCCGAAGACAAGGTATTTCTCGAAGGAAATCCTGTAGCACCTCACAGATTGGTGTACTTGGTATTTAACAAACCCGCTGGATACGTCAGCGATAGAACAGATTATGAGGCTTCCATATTTGACTTGATCGATCATCCATACATCGATGAACTTCACGTTGCTGGAAGGCTTGATAAAGACGTCGAAGGTATGATGATACTCACGAACGATGGCCAATTCACCCACAAGTTGATAAGTCCAAAATACAAAATCGAAAAAGAATACCACGTGATCTTCCGTGGAAAAATTGATCAAGAAAAGCTGTCAAAAGCTCACCAGGGTGTGTACATCGACGGTGAAAAGTTTACCCCAAAGAAGATAGAGGTTATTTCTGACAATCTGCTTTGCATCGTTCTTACGGAAGGAAAACATCACGAAGTTAAGAAAATCCTTAAATATCTTGGCGTTGAATACGAAAAGATCAAAAGGGTAAGGATAGGAAAACTTTCCCTTCAAAACCTTGAACCTGGAACTTTCAAAGAATTGAGCGAAGAAGAGAAACAATTATTGCTCTTGAATCCTTGA
- a CDS encoding BMP family lipoprotein — translation MKKLAVVCLLIGLVVMAMGFRVIMVTDVGGLGDKSFNDGTWEGILIAAKEIGAEAQVIQSYEQADYIPNLTKAAQQADVVYAVGFMMTDALFKVARQFPNTYFVGIDIVPPEGVNLPNVLCFVFREEQAGFYAGYIAAAMTATGKIGFVGGIPIPPVERFRYGFEAGARIYSELHKKRIEILRGYTNDFEDPKKGKDLTLAQYAQGADIVFLAAGACGNGGIEAAREKMVSLVGSDKLVDIIDYVTKNKKGYFAIGVDVDQDYMAPGVVLCSATKGISAAGYYGVKWAWEGTFEGGLKVLGVKEGGAGVSPMKYTKGMIPNHVIAELEYLTKLIKEGKLVIPDTEDALKAFKVPPISFPF, via the coding sequence ATGAAGAAGTTAGCTGTGGTGTGCCTGTTGATAGGGCTTGTAGTCATGGCAATGGGTTTTAGGGTTATCATGGTCACGGACGTTGGCGGACTTGGCGACAAATCCTTCAACGACGGAACATGGGAAGGAATATTGATTGCCGCAAAGGAAATAGGAGCAGAAGCACAGGTTATACAATCCTATGAGCAAGCCGATTACATTCCAAACTTGACGAAAGCTGCTCAGCAGGCTGACGTTGTTTACGCAGTGGGATTCATGATGACAGACGCGTTGTTTAAGGTTGCAAGACAGTTCCCGAACACGTATTTCGTTGGAATTGACATCGTTCCACCTGAAGGAGTCAACCTACCAAACGTTTTGTGCTTTGTCTTTAGAGAAGAACAAGCTGGTTTCTACGCGGGTTACATTGCAGCAGCGATGACTGCAACAGGAAAGATAGGTTTTGTCGGTGGAATACCGATACCACCTGTGGAAAGATTCAGATACGGATTTGAAGCTGGAGCAAGGATTTATTCAGAACTTCACAAGAAGAGAATTGAAATTCTAAGAGGTTACACAAATGACTTTGAAGATCCGAAGAAAGGTAAAGACTTGACGCTTGCTCAATATGCTCAAGGGGCTGACATTGTGTTCTTGGCAGCCGGTGCATGCGGTAACGGAGGAATAGAGGCTGCAAGGGAAAAGATGGTTTCATTGGTCGGATCCGACAAGCTTGTGGACATCATCGACTATGTTACGAAGAACAAGAAAGGTTACTTTGCCATAGGTGTTGACGTCGATCAAGATTACATGGCACCAGGAGTTGTTCTTTGCAGTGCAACAAAAGGGATTTCCGCAGCAGGTTATTACGGTGTGAAATGGGCTTGGGAAGGAACCTTCGAAGGAGGATTGAAGGTACTTGGAGTTAAAGAAGGCGGAGCTGGCGTCAGCCCGATGAAATACACAAAGGGTATGATACCAAACCACGTCATTGCAGAACTTGAATACCTCACAAAACTCATAAAGGAAGGTAAACTTGTCATACCAGACACAGAAGATGCCCTTAAAGCTTTCAAGGTACCTCCAATAAGCTTCCCATTCTAA
- a CDS encoding ABC transporter ATP-binding protein: MEKAVEMINIVKKFPGVVANDDVNLTVFKGEIHAIVGENGAGKTTLMNQLYGLLQPDSGEIRIFGQPVKFKGPRDAIAKGIGMVHQHFMLVNNLTVAENVVLGAETTKGFIFDLKTARKKVEELSKSYGLLVDPIAKIEDLPVGMQQRVEIIKTLYRGAEILILDEPTAVLTPQETKELFGILRKLKESGKTIIFISHKLEEVMEISDRITVMRQGKVVGVLNKHETNPKEIARLMVGRDVVFTVEKLPANPKEVVLRVEDLWVKDYRHLDAVKGVSFEVRAGEIYGIAGVAGNGQTELVEALTGLRKIEKGKVIFLGQDVTNKSVRELRQLGLAHIPEDRHKYGLVLQFPAYYNVILGRHNRQPFAKSGFLVHREIYSFAEKLLEEFDVRPRNIKMLGGNFSGGNQQKLVVAREMSAMPKLIVVSQPTRGLDVGATEFIHRILIKLRDSGVAILLVSMELDEILSLSDRLAVMYRGEFMGEVDPKKVSIGEIGLMMTGHRVETVGGTEK; the protein is encoded by the coding sequence GTGGAAAAAGCCGTTGAAATGATCAACATTGTGAAGAAATTTCCTGGGGTAGTTGCAAATGACGATGTGAATTTGACGGTTTTCAAAGGTGAAATACACGCCATAGTTGGAGAAAATGGAGCAGGTAAAACGACTTTGATGAATCAGCTTTACGGTTTGCTGCAACCAGATTCAGGTGAAATAAGGATTTTTGGCCAACCTGTTAAATTCAAAGGACCAAGGGATGCGATAGCAAAAGGTATTGGCATGGTTCACCAACATTTCATGCTTGTGAACAACTTGACTGTTGCCGAAAACGTTGTGCTTGGAGCGGAAACGACAAAGGGTTTCATCTTTGATCTTAAAACCGCAAGAAAAAAGGTTGAAGAGTTGTCCAAAAGCTATGGACTTTTGGTTGATCCAATTGCTAAGATAGAAGATCTTCCCGTTGGAATGCAGCAAAGGGTTGAAATCATAAAGACTTTGTACAGGGGAGCCGAGATACTGATCCTTGACGAACCAACGGCGGTTTTAACGCCACAGGAAACCAAAGAGTTGTTTGGGATTTTAAGAAAGCTGAAAGAATCTGGGAAGACAATTATATTCATTTCACATAAATTGGAAGAAGTCATGGAGATAAGCGATCGCATAACTGTTATGCGTCAAGGAAAAGTGGTTGGCGTTTTGAACAAACACGAGACGAATCCAAAAGAAATAGCGCGCTTGATGGTCGGTAGGGATGTGGTTTTCACCGTCGAAAAGCTCCCTGCAAACCCAAAAGAAGTAGTTTTAAGGGTGGAAGATTTGTGGGTAAAAGACTACAGGCACCTTGATGCGGTGAAAGGAGTCAGCTTCGAGGTAAGGGCAGGAGAAATATACGGTATAGCTGGCGTGGCTGGAAACGGTCAAACAGAACTTGTGGAAGCTTTGACAGGTTTAAGAAAAATCGAGAAAGGTAAAGTTATATTCCTAGGGCAAGATGTTACGAACAAATCCGTTAGAGAATTAAGACAACTTGGTCTAGCACACATACCTGAGGATAGGCACAAATATGGTTTGGTTTTGCAGTTTCCAGCTTACTACAACGTTATTTTGGGAAGGCATAATCGTCAGCCTTTTGCGAAATCAGGTTTTTTGGTTCATCGTGAAATCTACTCCTTCGCTGAAAAACTTCTTGAAGAATTCGACGTCAGACCAAGGAACATAAAAATGCTTGGTGGTAACTTTTCTGGAGGTAACCAGCAAAAACTCGTTGTTGCCCGTGAGATGAGCGCGATGCCGAAACTCATCGTCGTTTCTCAACCAACAAGAGGACTTGATGTGGGTGCAACCGAATTTATACACAGAATTTTGATAAAGCTTAGAGATAGTGGTGTGGCTATTCTTTTGGTCTCGATGGAATTAGATGAGATACTTTCGTTGAGCGATAGATTGGCTGTTATGTATCGTGGAGAATTCATGGGAGAAGTCGATCCAAAGAAAGTGAGCATAGGGGAAATAGGTTTGATGATGACCGGGCACAGAGTTGAAACTGTTGGAGGGACAGAGAAATGA
- a CDS encoding ABC transporter permease encodes MTSRLWSFVVPIASVIIALLISSVVILLIGQNPIVAYKALLRGAFGSRLEIASTIVKTTPLILTGLAVGFGFRAGLFNIGAEGQMIMGALAATAFAMNVRWMPAVFAIPLTMLIGMLGGAAYASIIGILKAKTGAHEVVSSIMLNWIAEYLSSFMVTVPMGVGYGTPKSPEIADSTKLPPLMTVQATELTSGIIVAILAAIVVYTILEKTSKGYEFKAAGFNPYAAEYGGISLSQNIVLAMAISGALAGLAGTLELMGVHHRFLGTLSGGKGFDGISIALIGQNHPIGIVFAAFLIGALRTGSNEMQFVGVPKHIIIIIQAIVIFLVAADRIVKTILIRKKKVVA; translated from the coding sequence ATGACCAGTAGGTTGTGGTCTTTTGTTGTTCCAATTGCTTCGGTTATAATAGCTCTTTTGATTTCGTCGGTGGTCATACTTTTGATAGGCCAAAATCCAATTGTGGCTTACAAGGCTTTGCTAAGAGGAGCTTTTGGTTCAAGACTAGAAATAGCTTCAACAATTGTTAAAACCACACCTTTGATTTTAACTGGCCTTGCCGTCGGGTTTGGTTTTAGGGCAGGTTTGTTCAACATCGGTGCCGAAGGGCAAATGATAATGGGAGCTTTGGCTGCAACAGCTTTTGCTATGAACGTCAGATGGATGCCGGCAGTTTTTGCCATCCCGCTGACGATGTTGATTGGAATGCTTGGTGGAGCAGCTTATGCGAGTATCATTGGAATTTTGAAGGCAAAAACTGGAGCACACGAAGTTGTTTCCAGCATAATGCTCAACTGGATTGCAGAATATTTGTCCAGCTTCATGGTAACCGTGCCAATGGGTGTTGGATACGGAACACCGAAAAGTCCTGAAATAGCCGATAGTACAAAGTTACCACCTTTGATGACCGTTCAAGCCACCGAGTTGACCTCTGGAATAATCGTTGCAATTCTTGCGGCCATAGTGGTTTACACAATACTTGAAAAAACCAGTAAGGGATATGAATTCAAAGCCGCAGGTTTCAACCCATATGCGGCAGAGTACGGTGGAATAAGTCTGTCTCAAAACATAGTCTTAGCCATGGCGATAAGTGGAGCTTTGGCTGGATTGGCTGGAACACTTGAACTTATGGGCGTTCACCACAGGTTTTTGGGAACTTTATCTGGCGGAAAAGGATTTGACGGTATATCGATAGCTTTAATAGGCCAGAACCATCCGATAGGGATTGTGTTTGCGGCTTTCTTAATTGGTGCGCTCAGGACTGGATCAAACGAGATGCAATTTGTAGGCGTTCCAAAACACATAATAATCATCATCCAAGCGATAGTAATCTTTCTGGTCGCCGCAGATAGGATTGTGAAAACCATCTTGATCAGAAAAAAGAAGGTGGTAGCTTGA
- a CDS encoding ABC transporter permease, protein MRVLIALWQIFTNPAFYKLTLTAATPLIFASLGGVFSETTGVVNIALEGIMLMAAFWSVVFTAWTGNPWLGVLFAVLVGVGMAWLHAWASIKWRGNQIVSGTALILLAQGVTGFLMEPIFGRPGQTDIVGRIPEVRIPFLMKNRFLAQSIGELSPMIYMAFASVFIAWFIIYKTKLGLRMRAVGENPEAADTLGVNVYAVRYFGVLMSGVMAALGGAFLSIGEVGNFREFMTGGRGFIALAAMIVGNWNPIGAMWASLMFGFSEALANQLQSSPILKVASTTKPLFNMFPFIVTLVVIAGFIGKTRPPAADGIPYEK, encoded by the coding sequence ATACGTGTTCTGATAGCCCTTTGGCAGATATTCACAAATCCGGCTTTTTACAAGTTGACTTTGACTGCCGCAACACCTTTGATTTTTGCATCACTTGGAGGAGTTTTCAGTGAAACAACAGGGGTTGTCAACATAGCACTTGAGGGAATAATGCTGATGGCTGCCTTTTGGTCAGTTGTGTTTACCGCGTGGACTGGTAATCCTTGGTTAGGAGTTCTTTTTGCCGTCTTGGTTGGAGTTGGAATGGCTTGGCTTCATGCCTGGGCAAGTATAAAGTGGAGGGGTAATCAAATCGTCTCTGGAACGGCTTTGATACTCCTTGCCCAAGGTGTAACAGGTTTTTTGATGGAACCAATTTTTGGAAGGCCTGGGCAAACGGATATAGTTGGCAGGATACCTGAGGTCAGAATTCCCTTCTTGATGAAAAACAGATTTTTGGCTCAGTCCATAGGTGAGCTGAGTCCGATGATATACATGGCCTTTGCTTCGGTTTTCATAGCTTGGTTTATCATCTACAAAACAAAACTTGGACTTAGAATGAGAGCAGTCGGTGAAAATCCAGAAGCCGCGGATACCTTGGGAGTAAACGTCTATGCGGTACGTTACTTCGGTGTGTTGATGAGCGGAGTGATGGCAGCACTCGGCGGAGCGTTTTTGAGCATTGGAGAGGTTGGAAACTTCAGAGAATTTATGACTGGTGGAAGGGGATTCATCGCCTTGGCAGCGATGATAGTTGGAAACTGGAATCCAATTGGAGCTATGTGGGCAAGCCTCATGTTCGGTTTTTCGGAAGCGTTGGCAAATCAACTTCAAAGCAGTCCAATACTGAAGGTTGCTTCAACCACCAAACCTTTGTTCAACATGTTCCCATTCATCGTCACGCTCGTTGTGATTGCTGGATTCATTGGAAAAACAAGGCCACCAGCTGCCGATGGAATACCTTACGAAAAATGA
- a CDS encoding cell division protein FtsA: protein MTVFALDIGTRKVTGIIGYMDEDEILHVLDFETIEHPYRYMLDGQIHNIEGVAKVISTIKKRLEERNEVKLEEVAVAVAGRFLKTVTCELEMDVPMDFVDSDFVKQLELLALSKIPLSDQDGLELQCVGYSAVEYKLDGLWMKSLVGHRGKKAYVKVVAALLPNQVVDAMISTLKKVGLKPTFMTLEPIAALEITVPEDLRILNIALVDIGAGTSDIAISKAGFIVGYEMVPMAGDEITEALAQNYLLDFQAAEQLKRNLDSFESVETVTVTDKKVKIDREEAFKVIKPTVEVIAKQIAEKIVKLNNGSPSVVFLVGGGSKLSILRKELANCLQIPEERVSLKSVEQIQKVKSHKQGFVGSEYVTVSGIAYMAASGSGSIYDMVEINGQKVKLLRIGQGQTVLHALLQNGFNLSEIFGDFKPPITFKLNGEIITIPQRKLGGLKVFVNGVETPLYRRLKTGDVVITEKNNTEDDEQVLLSRYVKPYVAIVDGKEFAIVTPKVYVNGQVLEDLNYQIQEGDIVEVEKMDATELMKRFEENLQVVQFYLNGEKKQVKKHKLRLVEVKEDESQIKVIFQTEPVKIQDVIEDSKPIKIKLNGEEIILNRKNNLVVVNGNYVPVETPLEEGMEILFEPYKPIVADVLTMLNINPRRIKNYTLLVNGQKASFVQELKEGDEVTFQFEEKTED from the coding sequence TTGACGGTTTTCGCACTTGACATAGGTACAAGAAAGGTTACGGGAATTATCGGTTATATGGATGAAGATGAAATTCTCCATGTTTTAGATTTTGAAACAATTGAACATCCCTATAGGTACATGTTGGATGGACAAATCCACAACATCGAAGGTGTTGCAAAAGTTATTTCTACGATCAAAAAAAGGCTTGAAGAAAGAAACGAGGTAAAGCTTGAAGAAGTTGCCGTCGCAGTCGCTGGAAGGTTTTTGAAAACCGTTACCTGCGAGTTAGAAATGGACGTTCCGATGGATTTCGTCGATTCAGATTTTGTTAAACAACTCGAACTGCTCGCTTTGTCAAAAATTCCTTTGAGCGATCAAGATGGTTTGGAACTACAATGCGTTGGATATTCTGCTGTTGAATATAAACTTGATGGGCTTTGGATGAAAAGTTTAGTAGGTCATAGGGGAAAGAAAGCTTACGTCAAGGTAGTTGCGGCTTTACTGCCTAACCAAGTTGTGGATGCGATGATAAGCACTTTGAAGAAAGTTGGCTTGAAACCAACTTTTATGACCCTCGAACCGATTGCCGCGCTTGAGATAACCGTACCCGAGGATTTGAGAATACTGAACATAGCGCTTGTCGACATCGGCGCAGGTACAAGTGATATCGCAATCTCAAAAGCTGGTTTTATCGTAGGATACGAAATGGTTCCAATGGCAGGTGACGAGATAACCGAAGCCCTTGCACAAAACTACCTTTTGGACTTCCAAGCTGCGGAACAACTCAAAAGGAATCTTGACTCGTTTGAAAGTGTGGAAACAGTTACAGTCACGGACAAAAAGGTAAAAATAGACAGAGAAGAAGCCTTCAAGGTGATCAAGCCAACCGTTGAAGTTATCGCAAAACAAATAGCAGAAAAGATCGTAAAGTTGAACAATGGATCTCCGAGCGTTGTTTTTCTTGTAGGAGGAGGATCAAAACTTTCCATTTTGAGAAAAGAACTGGCAAATTGTTTGCAAATACCAGAAGAGCGAGTTTCCCTGAAAAGCGTTGAACAAATTCAAAAGGTTAAATCTCACAAACAAGGTTTTGTAGGCAGCGAGTACGTTACCGTCTCAGGAATAGCCTACATGGCTGCCAGCGGTTCTGGAAGTATATACGACATGGTGGAAATCAATGGACAAAAAGTAAAACTTTTGAGAATTGGGCAAGGACAAACTGTTTTGCATGCACTGCTTCAAAATGGGTTCAATTTATCTGAAATATTCGGTGATTTTAAACCTCCGATAACTTTCAAGCTCAACGGCGAAATCATAACTATACCGCAGAGAAAATTAGGAGGGTTGAAAGTTTTTGTGAACGGAGTGGAAACACCGCTGTATAGAAGGCTTAAAACGGGAGATGTGGTAATTACCGAGAAAAACAATACAGAAGATGACGAACAAGTTTTGCTTTCAAGATATGTAAAACCCTATGTAGCCATCGTGGATGGAAAAGAATTTGCCATCGTTACGCCAAAAGTTTACGTCAACGGACAGGTTTTGGAAGATTTGAACTATCAAATTCAAGAAGGAGACATTGTGGAAGTTGAAAAAATGGATGCCACCGAACTGATGAAAAGATTTGAAGAAAACTTGCAAGTCGTTCAATTCTACCTCAACGGTGAAAAAAAGCAGGTTAAGAAACACAAGTTGAGATTGGTTGAAGTCAAAGAAGACGAATCTCAAATCAAGGTGATCTTTCAAACCGAACCAGTGAAAATTCAAGATGTGATAGAAGATTCAAAACCGATCAAGATAAAACTAAACGGTGAAGAAATTATTCTGAATAGAAAAAACAACCTTGTCGTAGTTAACGGCAACTATGTTCCAGTGGAAACTCCACTGGAAGAAGGTATGGAAATTCTTTTTGAACCCTACAAGCCAATAGTTGCCGATGTTTTGACAATGTTGAACATCAACCCAAGAAGGATCAAAAATTATACACTTTTGGTCAACGGCCAAAAAGCCAGTTTTGTTCAAGAACTAAAGGAAGGAGACGAGGTGACTTTTCAGTTCGAAGAAAAAACTGAAGATTAA
- a CDS encoding endonuclease MutS2, whose product MEVYTLEKIEFGKVVELVKSFAVTQIGRKVLDSLKPKQNCQEELALVDEMVRILTAGYEVLPTDISAVDVYQLFDKAAENLILEAKELLKCSDALVAMMNLKSKISQIKEADLIKKLAFKIDSFEDIVTSIRSCIFEDGFVKDEASELLSKIRRDIKQLTHLIKRKAENFVVSNKSILQDTIFAIRDGRYVFPVKASYKGQVKGIVHYSSGSAATYFVEPEEFVPLNNQLKILREQEEQEIKRILKNLTYLLVQKIDSIRKSLETVGIIDSIHARALFANKYKAAVIYPSTSREIKLLKARHPLLNLEKVVPVDIVLPENKSGLILTGPNMGGKTVTLKTIGLFCAMMMAGFPIPCSPDSQLYGFSKIIVDIGDEQSIEQNLSTFSSHLKNIVLALQIADENTLVLLDELGSGTDPLEGAALGLALIERLKQLKAKFIVTTHLTPIKVFAANDPELVSASVEFDPETLSPTYRILLGVPGASHAFEIARKLGLDESIIKRAQELLGKDYMDMEKILKDYQEQSTLLKKKMEEVEVEKERLEKMKEEYERKYHQLKIKRIEEIDNELRQTYEYIRQLKKQIDEAISNLKQKSENIETLRTASKTLEQQTRILKDLEVHTESFSNKDQEISVGDHVKLKNSEATGKVVDIRGEKLIIDFQGIKLETYPKSVEKVVKKEEEQKVEQVQPALFEIIKPEIDVRGLTVEEAEPIVEDFIEKLARSNFRTGVIIHGKGTGRLAVGIWDMLRRNSKVKRYRFGTPAEGGTGVTIVEV is encoded by the coding sequence ATAGAAGTTTATACGCTTGAAAAAATAGAATTTGGAAAAGTCGTAGAGCTTGTGAAATCGTTCGCTGTAACACAAATAGGTCGAAAAGTTCTTGACAGTTTAAAGCCAAAACAAAACTGCCAAGAAGAACTCGCATTGGTTGATGAAATGGTAAGGATCCTTACGGCTGGATACGAAGTATTGCCCACAGATATTTCAGCGGTAGATGTTTATCAATTGTTTGATAAAGCTGCGGAAAACTTAATTCTTGAGGCAAAAGAACTTCTGAAGTGTAGCGATGCTTTAGTGGCAATGATGAATTTGAAATCAAAAATTTCGCAAATAAAGGAAGCAGATCTGATAAAAAAACTGGCTTTTAAAATCGATTCCTTTGAAGACATTGTGACAAGTATCAGAAGCTGTATATTCGAAGACGGATTTGTTAAAGACGAAGCCAGCGAACTTCTTAGTAAGATCAGAAGAGATATAAAACAATTAACTCATTTGATCAAAAGAAAAGCCGAAAACTTTGTGGTTTCAAACAAATCAATCTTGCAGGATACCATCTTTGCCATCAGAGATGGGAGATACGTTTTTCCCGTTAAAGCAAGTTATAAAGGTCAGGTAAAAGGTATAGTGCATTATTCGTCTGGATCCGCAGCCACGTACTTTGTTGAGCCTGAGGAATTCGTACCCCTTAACAACCAGTTGAAAATCCTTCGAGAACAGGAAGAACAGGAAATAAAAAGAATCCTCAAAAATCTCACGTACCTTTTGGTACAGAAAATCGATTCTATCAGAAAAAGCTTAGAAACAGTGGGAATAATTGACTCCATTCATGCGAGGGCTTTGTTTGCAAACAAATACAAAGCAGCTGTGATCTATCCTTCCACAAGCAGGGAGATAAAACTTTTAAAAGCTCGTCATCCGCTTTTAAATCTAGAAAAAGTAGTCCCGGTGGATATCGTTCTTCCTGAAAACAAAAGTGGCTTGATTTTAACAGGTCCAAACATGGGTGGAAAGACTGTTACGCTCAAAACCATTGGGCTTTTCTGCGCAATGATGATGGCTGGTTTTCCCATTCCGTGCAGCCCTGATTCTCAGCTTTACGGTTTTTCAAAAATAATCGTCGATATCGGAGATGAACAAAGTATCGAACAAAATTTAAGCACATTTTCCTCCCATCTAAAAAACATCGTCTTGGCTTTACAAATCGCAGATGAAAATACGTTGGTACTTTTGGATGAACTTGGTTCTGGGACCGATCCGCTTGAAGGAGCTGCGTTGGGACTTGCGCTGATCGAAAGGTTGAAACAGTTGAAGGCAAAATTCATCGTCACAACGCATCTAACACCAATAAAAGTTTTTGCGGCGAACGATCCAGAATTGGTGAGTGCTTCCGTTGAATTTGATCCCGAAACGTTGTCGCCAACTTACAGAATACTACTTGGCGTTCCTGGAGCATCGCATGCTTTTGAAATAGCTAGAAAACTTGGACTTGATGAATCAATTATAAAAAGGGCCCAGGAGCTTTTGGGTAAAGACTACATGGATATGGAAAAAATCTTGAAGGATTATCAGGAACAATCAACGCTTTTGAAAAAGAAAATGGAGGAAGTAGAAGTGGAAAAAGAGAGACTGGAAAAAATGAAAGAGGAATACGAAAGAAAATACCACCAACTGAAGATAAAAAGGATAGAGGAAATAGACAACGAACTGAGACAAACCTATGAGTACATAAGGCAGCTTAAAAAGCAAATCGACGAAGCCATAAGCAATTTGAAGCAAAAGAGTGAAAATATCGAGACTTTGAGAACTGCTTCCAAAACGTTGGAACAGCAAACAAGGATTTTGAAAGATCTTGAAGTCCACACAGAGAGTTTTTCCAACAAAGACCAAGAAATTTCTGTGGGCGATCATGTGAAGTTGAAAAACAGTGAAGCAACTGGAAAAGTTGTTGACATCAGAGGAGAAAAGTTGATAATTGATTTTCAGGGTATAAAGCTTGAAACTTATCCTAAAAGCGTTGAGAAAGTTGTCAAAAAAGAAGAAGAACAAAAGGTTGAACAAGTGCAACCAGCTCTTTTTGAGATAATCAAGCCCGAGATAGACGTTCGAGGTTTAACCGTCGAAGAAGCTGAACCTATCGTTGAAGATTTCATAGAAAAACTCGCTCGTTCCAACTTCAGGACAGGTGTGATAATCCACGGGAAAGGCACCGGAAGACTTGCAGTTGGAATTTGGGATATGCTCAGAAGAAACAGCAAGGTGAAAAGGTACAGATTTGGAACGCCGGCTGAAGGTGGTACAGGAGTCACGATTGTGGAGGTGTAA